One region of Eulemur rufifrons isolate Redbay chromosome 1, OSU_ERuf_1, whole genome shotgun sequence genomic DNA includes:
- the LOC138387328 gene encoding LOW QUALITY PROTEIN: intraflagellar transport protein 70B-like (The sequence of the model RefSeq protein was modified relative to this genomic sequence to represent the inferred CDS: substituted 1 base at 1 genomic stop codon), translating into MVGLSDSQIPDGEFTAVVYRLIRDARYAXAVQLLGGELQRSPRSRAGLSLLGYCYYRLQEFALAAECYEQLGQLHPELEQYRLYQAQALYKACLYPEATRVAFLLLDNPAYHSRALRLQAAIKYSEGDLSGARSLVEQLLSGEGAEESGGENEHDGHVNLGCLLYKEGQYEAACAKFFVALQASGYRPDLSYNLALAYYSSRHYAPALKHIADIIERGIRQHPELGVGMTTEGIDVRSVGNTLVLHQTALVEAFNLKAAIEYQLKNYEAAQEALTDMPPRADEELDPVTLHNQALMNMDAKPTEGFEKLQFLLQQNPFPPETFGNLLLLYCKYEYFDLAADVLAENAHLTYKFLTPYLYDFLDAMITCQTAPEEAFSKFDGLAGMLTEQLRRLTKQVQEARHNRDEEAVKKAVNEYDETLEKYIPVLMAQAKIYWNLGNYPMVEKIFRKSVEFCNDQDVWKLNVAHVLFMQENKYKEAIGFYEPIVKKHYDNILSVSAIVLANLCVSYIMTSQNEEAEELMRKIEKEEEQLSYGDPDKKIYHLCIVNLVIGTLYCAKGNYDFGISRVIKSLEPYNKKLGTDTWYYAKRCFLSLLENMSKHTIMLRDSVIQECVQFLEHCELYGRNIPAVIEQPLEEERMHTGKNTVTYESRQLRALIYEIIGWNP; encoded by the coding sequence ATGGTGGGGCTGAGCGACTCGCAGATCCCCGATGGAGAGTTCACCGCCGTCGTGTATCGGCTCATCCGGGATGCCCGCTACGCCTAGGCGGTGCAGCTGCTGGGCGGGGAGCTGCAGCGGAGCCCGAGGAGCCGCGCCGGCCTGTCGCTGCTGGGCTACTGCTACTACCGCCTGCAGGAGTTCGCGCTGGCGGCCGAGTGCTATGAGCAGCTGGGCCAGCTGCACCCGGAACTGGAGCAGTACCGCCTGTACCAGGCCCAGGCCCTGTACAAGGCCTGCCTTTATCCAGAGGCCACCCGGGTCGCCTTCCTCCTCCTGGACAACCCCGCCTACCACAGCCGAGCCCTCCGCCTGCAAGCTGCTATCAAGTACAGCGAGGGCGATCTGTCAGGGGCCAGGAGCCTGGTGGAGCAGCTGCTGAGTGGGGAAGGGGCGGAAGAAAGTGGGGGCGAGAATGAGCACGATGGCCACGTCAACCTGGGTTGTTTGCTCTACAAGGAAGGACAGTATGAAGCAGCGTGTGCCAAGTTCTTTGTGGCCCTGCAGGCCTCGGGATACCGACCTGACCTTTCCTACAACCTGGCTCTGGCCTATTACAGCAGCAGGCACTATGCGCCTGCGTTGAAGCATATCGCTGATATTATTGAGCGTGGCATCCGCCAGCACCCAGAGCTAGGTGTGGGCATGACCACTGAGGGCATTGATGTTCGCAGTGTTGGCAACACTTTAGTCCTCCACCAGACTGCTCTGGTGGAAGCCTTCAACCTCAAGGCAGCCATAGAATACCAACTGAAAAACTATGAGGCGGCTCAGGAAGCCCTCACTGACATGCCACCTAGGGCAGACGAAGAGTTGGACCCTGTGACCCTGCACAACCAGGCACTAATGAACATGGATGCCAAGCCTACAGAAGGATTTGAAAAGCTACAGTTTTTGCTCCAACAGAATCCCTTCCCCCCAGAGACTTTTGGCAACTTGTTGCTGCTCTACTGTAAATATGAGTATTTTGACCTGGCAGCAGATGTCCTGGCAGAAAATGCCCATCTGACATATAAGTTCCTCACACCCTATCTCTACGACTTCTTGGATGCCATGATCACTTGCCAGACAGCTCCTGAGGAGGCTTTCAGTAAGTTTGATGGGCTAGCAGGGATGCTGACTGAGCAGCTTCGGAGACTCACCAAACAAGTACAGGAAGCAAGACACAATAGAGATGAGGAAGCCGTCAAAAAGGCAGTGAATGAATATGATGAAACTCTTGAGAAGTATATTCCTGTGTTGATGGCCCAGGCAAAAATCTATTGGAACCTTGGAAATTATCCCATGGTGGAGAAGATCTTTCGCAAATCTGTGGAATTCTGTAATGACCAGGATGTGTGGAAGCTGAACGTGGCTCATGTTCTGTTCATgcaggaaaacaaatacaaagaagCCATCGGTTTCTATGAACCCATAGTCAAGAAGCATTATGATAACATCCTGAGTGTCAGTGCTATTGTATTAGCTAACCTCTGTGTTTCATATATTATGACAAGTCAAAATGAAGAAGCTGAGGAGTTGATGAGGAAgatagagaaggaggaagagcagctgTCTTATGGTGACCCAGATAAGAAAATCTACCATCTCTGCATTGTGAATTTGGTAATAGGCACTCTTTATTGTGCCAAAGGAAATTATGACTTTGGTATTTCTCGAGTTATCAAAAGCTTGGAACCTTATAATAAAAAACTTGGAACTGATACCTGGTATTATGCCAAAAGATGTTTCCTGTCCTTGTTAGAAAACATGTCAAAACACACAATCATGCTTCGTGACAGTGTTATTCAAGAATGTGTCCAGTTTCTAGAACACTGTGAGCTTTATGGCAGAAACATACCTGCCGTTATAGAACAACccctggaagaagaaagaatgcaTACTGGAAAGAATACAGTCACATATGAGTCCAGACAGTTAAGAGCTCTGATTTATGAGATTATAGGATGGAATCCATAG